One window of the Enterobacter huaxiensis genome contains the following:
- the fimA gene encoding type 1 fimbrial major subunit FimA has protein sequence MKFSNIASTVIASLALVAGAAHADDTTTPVSVNGGTVHFKGELVNAACSVNTDSSEQTVKLGQYRTAKFTKVGDTTSNIPFTIELNDCDPLVAKTAAVAFTGQIDATDKTLLAVTSGNNDNTAKGVGIEILDSKSSVLTPDGATFSAAQSLIEGTNTLNFTARYKATAATTEPGQANADATFVMKYE, from the coding sequence ATGAAATTCAGCAATATTGCATCTACCGTCATTGCTTCTCTGGCCCTGGTCGCGGGCGCCGCTCATGCAGATGATACCACCACGCCGGTTTCCGTTAATGGCGGTACCGTGCACTTTAAAGGTGAATTAGTGAATGCCGCGTGTTCAGTAAATACTGACTCCTCCGAGCAGACCGTTAAGCTTGGCCAGTACCGTACTGCGAAATTCACCAAAGTGGGTGACACCACCTCCAATATTCCGTTCACCATTGAACTGAACGATTGCGATCCGCTGGTTGCGAAAACGGCTGCCGTTGCGTTCACCGGTCAGATCGACGCGACCGATAAAACCCTGCTGGCGGTAACCTCCGGCAACAACGACAACACCGCGAAAGGCGTGGGTATCGAGATCCTCGACAGCAAGTCCAGCGTCCTGACCCCAGACGGTGCGACTTTCTCTGCCGCACAGAGCCTGATTGAAGGGACCAACACCCTGAACTTCACCGCACGCTATAAAGCGACCGCTGCGACTACCGAACCAGGCCAGGCGAACGCTGACGCTACCTTCGTAATGAAATACGAGTAA
- the cysS gene encoding cysteine--tRNA ligase: MLKIFNTMTRQKEEFKPIHAGEVGMYVCGITVYDLCHIGHGRTFVSFDVVSRYLRFLGYSLKYVRNITDIDDKIIKRANENGESFVALVDRMIVEMHKDFDALNILRPDSEPRATHHIHEIIDITEKLIERGHAYVADNGDVMFSVPTDPTYGALSRQDLDQLQAGARVDVVDVKRNPMDFVLWKMSKAGEPSWPSPWGEGRPGWHIECSAMNCKQLGKHFDIHGGGSDLMFPHHENEIAQSTCAHGGEYVNYWMHSGMVMVDREKMSKSLGNFFTVRDVLKYYDAETVRYFLMSGHYRSQLNYSEENLKQARSALERLYTALRGTDRSVPAAGGEAFEARFIEVMNDDFNTPEAYSVLFDMAREVNRLKSEDMAAANALASHLRKLSSVLGLLEQEPDAFLQSGAQADDGEVAEIEALIKARLEARQAKDWAAADAARNRLTEMGIILEDGPQGTTWRRK, translated from the coding sequence ATGTTAAAAATCTTTAATACAATGACGCGCCAAAAAGAGGAATTTAAACCTATCCATGCCGGGGAAGTTGGCATGTACGTGTGTGGTATTACGGTTTACGATCTCTGTCACATCGGCCATGGCCGTACGTTTGTCTCTTTCGACGTAGTGTCACGCTACCTGCGCTTCTTGGGCTACAGCCTGAAGTACGTGCGTAACATCACCGATATCGACGATAAAATCATCAAGCGCGCTAATGAGAACGGCGAAAGCTTCGTTGCGCTGGTGGACCGTATGATTGTCGAAATGCACAAGGATTTCGACGCCTTAAACATTCTGCGCCCGGACAGCGAGCCGCGTGCGACCCACCATATCCATGAAATTATCGACATCACCGAGAAGCTGATCGAACGCGGTCACGCCTACGTTGCGGATAACGGCGACGTGATGTTCTCGGTGCCAACGGACCCAACCTACGGCGCGCTTTCGCGTCAGGATCTGGATCAGCTGCAGGCCGGTGCGCGCGTTGACGTGGTTGACGTGAAGCGTAACCCGATGGACTTCGTGCTGTGGAAAATGTCCAAAGCGGGCGAACCAAGCTGGCCGTCCCCGTGGGGCGAAGGCCGTCCGGGCTGGCACATTGAATGTTCCGCGATGAACTGCAAGCAGCTCGGCAAACACTTCGATATTCACGGCGGCGGTTCGGATCTGATGTTCCCGCACCACGAAAACGAAATCGCGCAGTCTACCTGCGCCCACGGCGGCGAGTACGTTAACTACTGGATGCACTCCGGGATGGTGATGGTTGACCGCGAGAAGATGTCGAAATCGCTCGGCAACTTCTTCACCGTGCGCGACGTGCTGAAGTACTACGACGCGGAAACCGTGCGCTACTTCCTGATGTCCGGCCACTATCGCAGCCAGCTGAACTACAGCGAAGAGAACCTGAAGCAGGCGCGTTCGGCGCTGGAGCGTCTCTACACCGCGCTGCGCGGCACCGACAGGTCTGTTCCTGCTGCGGGCGGCGAGGCGTTCGAAGCGCGCTTCATTGAGGTGATGAACGACGACTTCAACACCCCGGAAGCCTACTCCGTGCTGTTCGACATGGCGCGCGAAGTGAACCGCCTGAAGTCAGAGGATATGGCCGCGGCAAATGCCCTGGCGTCCCATCTGCGCAAGCTCTCTTCCGTGCTCGGCCTGCTGGAGCAGGAGCCGGACGCGTTCCTGCAGAGCGGCGCGCAGGCGGACGACGGCGAAGTGGCGGAGATTGAAGCGTTGATTAAGGCGCGTCTGGAAGCGCGTCAGGCCAAAGACTGGGCGGCGGCGGATGCGGCGCGTAATCGTCTGACCGAGATGGGCATTATTCTGGAAGACGGCCCGCAGGGGACGACCTGGCGTCGTAAGTAA
- the ppiB gene encoding peptidylprolyl isomerase B, with protein sequence MVTFHTNHGDIVIKTFDDKAPETVKNFLDYCREGFYNNTIFHRVINGFMIQGGGFEPGMNQKETKEAIKNEANNGLKNTRGTLAMARTQAPHSATAQFFINVADNDFLNFSGESLQGWGYCVFAEVAEGMDVVDKIKAVSTGRSGMHQDVPKEDVVITSVTVSE encoded by the coding sequence ATGGTTACTTTCCACACTAATCATGGCGATATCGTAATCAAGACCTTTGATGACAAAGCGCCTGAAACAGTTAAAAACTTCCTGGACTACTGCCGCGAAGGTTTCTACAACAACACTATTTTCCACCGCGTGATCAACGGCTTTATGATCCAGGGCGGCGGTTTCGAACCTGGTATGAACCAGAAAGAGACCAAAGAAGCGATCAAAAACGAAGCAAATAACGGTCTGAAAAACACCCGCGGCACGCTGGCAATGGCCCGTACCCAGGCGCCTCACTCCGCAACCGCACAGTTCTTCATCAACGTGGCAGACAACGACTTCCTGAACTTCTCTGGCGAAAGCCTGCAGGGTTGGGGCTACTGCGTATTCGCAGAAGTGGCTGAAGGTATGGACGTGGTTGACAAGATCAAAGCCGTCTCTACTGGCCGCAGCGGTATGCACCAGGACGTTCCTAAAGAAGACGTTGTGATTACAAGCGTGACCGTCAGCGAGTAA
- the fimI gene encoding type 1 fimbrial protein subunit FimI, whose translation MTRTGILFFALAIASAVNAHTVVIDGGKVHLRGELVNGGCAVAPDSQNMRVDMGQYRTNAFSGVGSFSTVNVPFTVRLLDCSVDVSRTVGIQFQGVTPAEDPQVFLATSRPGETPVSSGVGLALFDEQQRQIIPNATAVSWLPIDTHELAFHFSARYRAISEHLVPGNIQSDVWFTLIYP comes from the coding sequence ATGACAAGGACTGGGATACTGTTTTTTGCCCTTGCGATTGCCTCAGCGGTAAACGCACATACCGTGGTAATCGACGGCGGCAAGGTTCACCTGAGAGGGGAACTGGTCAACGGCGGCTGCGCCGTTGCGCCGGACAGCCAGAATATGCGCGTCGACATGGGGCAGTACCGCACCAACGCCTTTTCCGGGGTCGGCAGTTTTTCAACGGTGAATGTGCCGTTTACCGTGCGGCTGCTGGACTGCAGCGTGGACGTTTCGCGCACCGTGGGGATTCAGTTTCAGGGCGTCACGCCAGCAGAAGATCCGCAGGTTTTCCTGGCGACATCGCGGCCAGGTGAAACCCCTGTCAGCAGCGGCGTTGGGCTGGCGCTCTTCGACGAGCAGCAGCGTCAGATTATCCCGAACGCCACGGCGGTCAGCTGGTTGCCCATTGATACCCACGAGCTGGCGTTTCATTTCAGCGCTCGCTACCGGGCGATTTCCGAACACCTTGTGCCGGGCAATATTCAGTCGGATGTCTGGTTTACGTTGATTTATCCCTGA
- the malI gene encoding Mal regulon transcriptional regulator MalI encodes MKKVSIIDVAKHAGVSVSTVSLVLRQKGKISEATIGKVNAAITTLGYVHNVAAANLRANTSNLIGLILRDFSDSFSIKVMASIVQELEKQGYMVFLGQPLNDSEHLERTLLSFKQQGVAGVIYLASDTCTPALPEQIRQCPLPLVAVSQSLLNEKCNLVMRDNRQAANLAARYLIERGHRNIAYIGGREGCLIREQRLLGFRSAMTQNGLVLRDEFSPACSDDTQAAAMATRQLLEKNSSITALLCHSPDAMIGSISGIHQVGRTVGKDVFLTQQVALVGFEDMLHINLTSPSFTYVSSASDETGRQAAGLIIRKLKEPDLQTQRITLSGQLIARESA; translated from the coding sequence TTGAAGAAAGTCAGCATTATTGATGTCGCAAAGCACGCGGGCGTCTCGGTGTCTACCGTGTCGCTGGTGCTACGCCAGAAAGGAAAAATCTCAGAGGCGACGATCGGGAAGGTCAATGCCGCCATCACTACGCTGGGCTATGTTCATAACGTCGCCGCTGCCAACCTTCGCGCCAACACCTCTAATCTTATCGGCCTGATCCTGCGCGACTTCAGCGACAGCTTTTCCATCAAGGTGATGGCGAGCATCGTCCAGGAGCTGGAGAAGCAGGGGTATATGGTTTTTCTCGGCCAGCCGCTGAACGATAGTGAACATCTGGAACGCACCCTGCTGTCGTTTAAGCAACAGGGTGTGGCAGGGGTTATTTATCTTGCGTCCGATACCTGCACGCCTGCCCTGCCTGAACAAATCCGTCAGTGCCCGCTGCCGCTGGTGGCGGTTTCTCAGTCTCTGCTGAATGAAAAGTGCAACCTGGTGATGCGCGATAACCGCCAGGCGGCGAACCTTGCCGCGCGCTATTTGATTGAGCGCGGGCACCGCAACATCGCCTATATTGGCGGCCGGGAAGGCTGCCTGATCCGCGAGCAGCGCCTGCTCGGCTTTCGCAGCGCGATGACGCAAAACGGGCTGGTCCTGCGCGATGAATTTTCCCCCGCCTGCAGCGACGACACGCAGGCCGCCGCGATGGCAACGCGCCAGCTGCTTGAGAAAAACAGCTCCATCACCGCCCTGCTCTGCCATTCACCGGATGCCATGATCGGCTCTATTTCCGGCATACATCAGGTCGGCCGTACCGTGGGGAAAGATGTGTTCCTGACCCAGCAGGTTGCGCTGGTCGGCTTTGAAGATATGCTCCACATTAACCTCACCTCGCCGTCATTTACCTACGTCTCCTCGGCCAGCGACGAAACCGGGCGCCAGGCGGCGGGGCTGATTATCCGTAAGCTGAAAGAGCCGGATCTGCAAACCCAGCGCATTACCCTTTCCGGGCAGCTTATCGCGCGGGAGTCAGCGTAA
- the fimC gene encoding type 1 fimbria chaperone FimC, translating into MNTLIKPAIFLSFILMMVSACANASGGIALGATRVIYPAEAKQTSLAITNSNKKERYLINAWIENANGQKEKTFAVTPPLFVSEPDSENTLRIIYAGPALPADHESLFYMNVKAIPSVSKSQQEGNNVLQLAILSRIKLFVRPANLSMPPEEALSQLRFERVGNHLKVSNASPYYVTLVNLQLGGKTLDNLMIAPKNSAQQVLPSAASGTLSWQSVNDYGAITPARSVNL; encoded by the coding sequence ATGAACACCCTAATTAAACCTGCAATATTTTTATCTTTTATTCTGATGATGGTCTCGGCCTGCGCAAACGCGTCGGGCGGAATTGCGCTGGGCGCCACGCGCGTTATTTATCCGGCGGAGGCAAAACAGACATCGCTGGCGATTACCAACAGTAATAAGAAAGAACGCTATTTAATTAACGCGTGGATTGAAAATGCCAACGGGCAAAAGGAGAAAACCTTTGCCGTCACGCCGCCGCTGTTTGTGAGTGAACCGGACAGCGAGAACACGCTGCGTATCATTTATGCGGGACCGGCGCTGCCCGCGGACCACGAGTCGCTGTTTTACATGAACGTGAAGGCGATCCCGTCGGTAAGCAAATCGCAGCAGGAGGGAAACAACGTCCTGCAGCTGGCTATTCTGTCACGCATCAAGCTGTTTGTGCGCCCGGCTAACCTTTCGATGCCACCGGAAGAGGCGCTCTCTCAGCTGCGTTTTGAACGCGTCGGGAACCATCTCAAAGTCAGCAACGCTTCGCCCTATTACGTCACGCTGGTCAACCTGCAGCTCGGCGGGAAAACCCTCGACAACCTGATGATCGCCCCGAAAAACTCGGCGCAGCAGGTGCTGCCTTCCGCAGCGAGCGGAACGCTCTCCTGGCAGAGCGTGAACGATTACGGCGCTATCACGCCGGCGCGTAGCGTCAACCTGTGA
- the folD gene encoding bifunctional methylenetetrahydrofolate dehydrogenase/methenyltetrahydrofolate cyclohydrolase FolD, producing the protein MAAKIIDGKTIAQQVRSEVAEKVKARTAAGKRAPGLAVVLVGSNPASQIYVGSKRKACEEVGFVSRSYDLPETTSEAELLELIDTLNADSAIDGILVQLPLPAGIDNVKVLERIAPDKDVDGFHPYNVGRLCQRAPRLRPCTPRGIVTLLERYNIDTYGLNAVVIGASNIVGRPMSMELLLAGCTTTVTHRFTKNLRHHVENADLLIVAVGKPGFIPGEWIKEGAIVVDVGINRLENGKVVGDVVYEDAAARASYITPVPGGVGPMTVATLIQNTLQACEEYHDVEDA; encoded by the coding sequence ATGGCAGCAAAGATTATTGACGGTAAAACGATTGCGCAGCAGGTGCGCTCTGAAGTTGCGGAAAAAGTGAAGGCGCGTACAGCGGCCGGAAAACGCGCTCCCGGGCTGGCCGTTGTGCTGGTTGGCAGCAACCCGGCATCGCAGATTTATGTCGGCAGCAAACGCAAAGCGTGTGAAGAGGTGGGGTTCGTCTCCCGCTCTTACGATTTGCCGGAAACCACCAGCGAAGCGGAACTGCTGGAACTTATTGACACCCTGAATGCCGACAGCGCGATCGACGGTATTCTGGTTCAGCTGCCGCTGCCTGCGGGCATCGACAACGTGAAGGTACTGGAGCGTATTGCGCCGGACAAAGACGTGGACGGTTTCCACCCGTACAACGTTGGCCGCCTGTGCCAGCGCGCGCCGCGTCTGCGTCCGTGCACGCCGCGCGGCATCGTTACGCTGCTGGAACGCTATAACATCGATACTTACGGCCTGAACGCCGTGGTAATTGGCGCATCCAACATCGTTGGCCGCCCGATGAGCATGGAGCTGCTGCTGGCCGGCTGCACCACCACCGTGACCCACCGCTTCACCAAAAACCTGCGTCACCACGTCGAAAATGCGGACCTGCTGATCGTCGCGGTCGGTAAGCCGGGCTTTATTCCAGGCGAGTGGATTAAAGAAGGCGCGATTGTCGTGGACGTGGGTATTAACCGTCTGGAAAACGGCAAAGTGGTTGGCGACGTGGTGTACGAAGACGCCGCCGCGCGCGCGTCTTACATTACCCCGGTTCCGGGCGGCGTAGGCCCGATGACCGTAGCAACATTAATTCAGAATACCTTGCAGGCGTGCGAGGAATACCACGACGTAGAGGACGCGTAA
- a CDS encoding metal-dependent hydrolase encodes MPTVITHAAVPLCLGLGLGTKVIPPRLLFAGVVLAMLPDADVLAFKLGVAYGNIFGHRGFTHSLLFAFVVPILCVFIGRRWFMASLTRCWLFLTVSLLSHSLLDSVTTGGKGVGWLWPWSDERFFAPWQVIKVAPFALSRYTTPYGHQVIISELLWVWLPGVVLMGLLWWRKRAR; translated from the coding sequence ATGCCTACCGTTATCACTCACGCCGCTGTACCTCTTTGCCTGGGCTTAGGCCTGGGAACTAAAGTTATCCCTCCCCGCCTGCTGTTTGCCGGCGTCGTGCTCGCCATGCTGCCGGACGCCGACGTGCTGGCGTTCAAACTTGGCGTCGCCTACGGCAATATTTTCGGCCACCGCGGCTTTACCCATTCGCTGCTGTTTGCCTTTGTGGTGCCGATACTCTGCGTTTTCATAGGGCGGCGATGGTTCATGGCCAGCCTGACGCGCTGCTGGCTGTTCTTAACGGTCTCGCTGCTGTCGCACAGCCTGCTGGATTCCGTTACCACCGGCGGGAAAGGCGTCGGCTGGCTGTGGCCGTGGTCAGATGAAAGGTTCTTCGCGCCGTGGCAGGTGATTAAGGTCGCGCCGTTTGCGCTGTCGCGCTACACCACGCCGTACGGGCATCAGGTGATTATCTCGGAACTGCTGTGGGTGTGGCTGCCGGGGGTAGTGCTGATGGGGTTGTTGTGGTGGAGAAAACGTGCGCGCTGA
- a CDS encoding fimbrial biogenesis usher protein has translation MNTQWRYCPVALALMTTLWPHAGWGESYFNPAFLSDDAASVADLSRFEKGYQQAPGVYRVDIWRNDEFIGTQDVRFEQADDTPPVAGGLSPCITRGMLDRFGVNIAAFPALANVQGETCVPLTEAIPGSETVFNFASQRLNVSLPQVAMQNSARGYIPPEQWDEGIPAALVNYSFTGNRGSDDDSYYLNLQSGLNYGAWRLRNNGSWRYTQSNGQRHSDWQNIGTWAQRTVIPLKSELVLGDSNTGNDVFDSLGFRGGRLFSSDSMYPDSMQGYAPTVRGIARTPAKVVIRQNGYVIYQSYVQPGAFAITDLNPTSSSGDLEVTVEEKDGSPQRYTVPYSTVPLLQREGRWKYDLVAGDYRSGNSEQDTPFFTQGTMIAGLADGYTLYGGTQLASRYTALAIGAGKNLGDWGAVSLDLTHARSQLADDSRHEGQSLRFLYAKSLNGFGTNFQLLGYRYSTKGFYTLDDVAWRSMEGYQYGDSKDDDGVPDVQSYHNLTWNKKGRFQLNISQSLGDYGSVYVSGSQQSYWGTSESNVWYQLGYAGGVQGISYSLSWSWNKSVGIDGTDRIASVNVSVPFSLFTRHGYRRDSAIDRAYATASASRNSDGDTSWQTGVSGTLLQDRNLSYSVTQGHASNNGASGSASANWQATYGTLGVGYNYARDQHDLNWQLSGGVVGHSDGVTFSQPLGDTNVLIKAPGASGVSVENQTGVKTDWRGYAVMPYATVYRYNRVALDTNTMSNNTDIENNVSSVVPTKGALVRASFDTRIGVRALLTVKRDGQPVPFGAVVRETQSGVTSMVGDDGQIYLSGLPLKGELLIQWGNGMQSQCRALYHLPPESLNQAITLAGVSCER, from the coding sequence ATGAACACTCAATGGCGTTACTGCCCGGTTGCACTGGCACTGATGACAACGCTCTGGCCGCACGCCGGCTGGGGTGAAAGCTACTTCAACCCGGCCTTTTTATCCGATGACGCCGCCAGCGTGGCGGATTTGTCGCGTTTTGAGAAAGGGTACCAGCAGGCGCCGGGCGTCTACCGCGTCGATATCTGGCGTAACGATGAGTTTATCGGTACCCAGGACGTACGCTTCGAGCAGGCTGACGATACGCCGCCGGTAGCTGGCGGTCTGTCGCCGTGCATTACGCGCGGGATGCTCGATCGCTTTGGCGTCAATATCGCCGCCTTCCCTGCGCTGGCAAACGTGCAGGGCGAAACCTGTGTGCCGCTGACCGAGGCTATACCGGGAAGCGAAACGGTCTTCAACTTCGCGTCGCAGCGTTTGAACGTCAGCCTGCCGCAGGTGGCGATGCAGAACAGCGCCCGGGGCTACATCCCGCCTGAGCAGTGGGATGAAGGGATACCCGCTGCCCTGGTAAACTACAGCTTCACCGGTAACCGGGGGAGCGACGACGACAGTTACTATCTTAACCTGCAGAGCGGGCTGAACTACGGTGCCTGGCGCCTGCGCAATAACGGTTCGTGGCGCTACACCCAAAGCAACGGCCAGCGCCACAGCGACTGGCAGAACATTGGCACCTGGGCACAGCGTACCGTTATCCCTCTGAAAAGCGAGCTGGTGCTCGGCGACAGCAACACCGGCAACGATGTTTTCGACAGCCTCGGCTTCCGCGGCGGGCGGCTTTTCTCCTCCGACAGCATGTACCCGGACAGCATGCAGGGCTACGCGCCGACCGTGCGCGGTATCGCCCGTACGCCTGCCAAAGTGGTGATCCGCCAGAACGGCTACGTCATCTACCAGAGCTATGTGCAGCCCGGCGCCTTTGCCATTACCGACCTGAACCCAACCTCTTCGAGCGGTGACCTCGAGGTAACGGTCGAAGAGAAAGACGGCAGCCCGCAGCGCTATACCGTGCCGTACTCCACCGTGCCGCTCCTGCAGCGCGAAGGCCGCTGGAAATACGACCTGGTCGCGGGCGACTACCGCAGCGGCAACAGCGAGCAGGACACGCCGTTCTTTACCCAGGGCACGATGATTGCCGGCCTGGCAGACGGCTATACCCTGTACGGCGGCACGCAGCTGGCGTCGCGCTACACCGCGCTGGCGATCGGTGCCGGGAAAAACCTCGGTGACTGGGGCGCCGTCTCGCTCGACCTCACCCACGCCCGCAGCCAGCTTGCTGACGACAGCCGTCATGAGGGGCAATCGCTGCGTTTTCTCTACGCAAAATCGCTCAACGGCTTCGGGACCAACTTCCAGCTGCTGGGCTATCGCTATTCCACGAAAGGATTTTACACCCTCGACGACGTGGCCTGGCGCTCCATGGAGGGCTACCAGTATGGCGACAGCAAGGACGATGACGGCGTGCCGGACGTCCAGAGCTATCACAACCTGACGTGGAATAAAAAAGGGCGTTTCCAGCTCAATATCTCCCAGTCGCTGGGGGATTACGGCTCGGTCTACGTGTCGGGCAGCCAGCAAAGCTACTGGGGCACCAGCGAGTCGAACGTCTGGTATCAGTTGGGCTACGCGGGCGGCGTGCAGGGGATCAGCTATTCCCTCTCCTGGTCGTGGAACAAATCTGTCGGCATCGACGGAACGGACAGGATCGCGTCGGTTAACGTCTCCGTGCCGTTCAGCCTCTTTACCCGGCACGGCTACCGCAGGGACAGCGCGATTGACCGGGCCTACGCCACGGCATCCGCCAGCCGCAACAGCGACGGGGATACCAGCTGGCAAACCGGCGTCAGCGGCACCCTGCTGCAGGACCGCAACCTGAGCTACAGCGTGACGCAGGGGCATGCCAGCAACAACGGGGCAAGCGGCAGCGCCAGCGCAAACTGGCAGGCCACCTACGGCACGCTGGGGGTCGGCTACAACTACGCGCGCGACCAGCACGATCTTAACTGGCAGCTTTCTGGCGGCGTGGTGGGGCATTCCGACGGCGTGACCTTCAGCCAGCCGCTGGGAGATACCAACGTATTGATTAAGGCACCGGGAGCGTCGGGCGTGAGCGTCGAAAACCAGACCGGGGTGAAAACCGACTGGCGGGGCTACGCGGTGATGCCGTATGCCACGGTGTACCGCTACAACCGCGTAGCGCTGGATACCAACACCATGAGCAACAACACCGATATTGAGAACAACGTCAGCAGCGTGGTGCCAACGAAAGGGGCGCTGGTTCGCGCCAGCTTCGATACCCGCATTGGCGTGCGC
- the ybcJ gene encoding ribosome-associated protein YbcJ, whose protein sequence is MATFSLGKHPHVELCDLLKLEGWSESGAQAKIVIADGRVLVDGAVETRKRCKIVAGQTVSFEGQSVTVTA, encoded by the coding sequence ATGGCCACTTTTTCATTAGGCAAACACCCGCACGTTGAGCTGTGCGACCTTCTCAAACTGGAAGGCTGGAGCGAAAGCGGCGCGCAGGCGAAAATCGTTATCGCCGACGGGCGGGTATTGGTCGACGGCGCGGTGGAAACCCGCAAGCGCTGCAAGATTGTCGCGGGCCAGACCGTGAGCTTTGAAGGACAGAGCGTGACCGTGACGGCCTGA
- a CDS encoding PTS transporter subunit EIIC: MGLISGFVKSLSKLSMIGRALMLPISLLPAAGLLLAFGDKFHLPLMMNAGGVIFDNLPMLFAIGSAVGLASESGIAALSAAVSVFVTNITIGTVLSITPEMASQGGKYAMVVGIPTLQMGVFGGLICGILAAWCYNRFHTMQLPEFLGFFSGKRFVAIATAFLSFLLGLLLPYVWQHIQSGIDTLSVVVNGDNQAASTFIFGLVERALIPLGLHHIWYPSFWYSFGDYTTQAGQVIHGDQTMWFKMLEEGVKSFSSDTYQNAGKFMQGEFPLMLFALPAACLAMYHEAHTKNKKIAAGILFSAALTCFLTGITEPVEFTFIFVAPILYVFNAIMAGLAYMTMYLLHAHIAKSFSAGFIDYLSFGILPSFNGYQTNFLSAAIVGIPMALIYYFTFRFVIRRFDVKTPGRTEVTANANDKSDSELATEIIGLLGGAQNIDSVGACITRLRLEVAKSDVVDKDGLNGLGARGVVFVGDNGIQVIFGARAQFIAQTMSTMIGK; the protein is encoded by the coding sequence ATGGGTCTGATATCAGGGTTTGTTAAATCGTTGTCAAAGTTATCGATGATTGGTCGCGCCTTAATGCTGCCAATTTCACTGCTTCCCGCTGCGGGCCTGCTGCTTGCCTTCGGCGATAAATTTCACCTGCCGCTGATGATGAACGCGGGCGGGGTTATCTTTGATAACCTGCCGATGCTGTTCGCCATCGGCTCTGCCGTCGGCCTGGCGTCAGAATCCGGCATCGCGGCGCTTTCTGCGGCGGTCTCGGTATTTGTCACCAACATCACCATCGGCACCGTGCTGAGCATCACGCCGGAGATGGCCTCTCAGGGCGGGAAATACGCCATGGTGGTCGGCATCCCGACGCTGCAGATGGGCGTCTTTGGCGGCCTGATCTGCGGTATTCTCGCGGCCTGGTGCTACAACCGTTTCCACACCATGCAGCTACCGGAGTTCCTCGGCTTCTTCTCCGGCAAGCGTTTTGTGGCGATAGCGACGGCGTTCCTGTCGTTCCTGCTCGGCCTGCTGCTGCCGTACGTCTGGCAGCATATTCAGTCCGGTATCGACACGCTTTCCGTGGTGGTAAACGGGGATAACCAGGCGGCTTCGACCTTTATCTTCGGCCTGGTGGAACGCGCGCTGATACCGCTCGGCCTGCACCACATCTGGTATCCATCCTTCTGGTATTCCTTCGGGGATTACACCACCCAGGCGGGCCAGGTGATCCACGGCGACCAGACCATGTGGTTCAAGATGCTGGAAGAAGGAGTGAAATCCTTCAGCAGCGACACCTACCAGAACGCCGGCAAGTTCATGCAGGGCGAGTTCCCGCTGATGCTGTTCGCGCTGCCCGCAGCGTGCCTGGCGATGTACCACGAAGCCCATACGAAGAATAAGAAAATCGCGGCCGGTATTCTCTTTTCAGCGGCGCTGACCTGCTTCCTGACGGGGATCACCGAGCCGGTAGAGTTCACCTTCATCTTCGTGGCGCCTATCCTTTACGTCTTCAACGCCATCATGGCGGGCCTGGCGTACATGACCATGTACCTGCTGCATGCGCACATCGCCAAGTCTTTCTCGGCGGGCTTTATCGACTACCTGTCGTTCGGGATCCTGCCGTCGTTTAACGGCTACCAGACCAATTTCCTGAGCGCCGCGATCGTCGGTATTCCAATGGCGCTGATTTACTACTTCACCTTCCGCTTCGTGATCCGTCGCTTTGACGTGAAAACGCCGGGCCGTACTGAAGTAACTGCCAATGCGAATGACAAGTCCGATTCCGAACTTGCCACCGAGATCATCGGCCTGCTGGGCGGCGCGCAGAACATTGACTCCGTCGGCGCCTGCATCACCCGCCTGCGTCTGGAAGTGGCGAAGAGCGATGTGGTGGATAAAGACGGTCTTAACGGACTCGGCGCGCGCGGCGTGGTCTTCGTTGGCGACAACGGTATACAGGTGATTTTCGGTGCCAGAGCACAGTTTATCGCCCAGACCATGTCCACCATGATCGGCAAATAA